GGCTGTAGGGAGGTGCCATGGGTCACTGGCTAGTGACCGCGTTGTACAGTGTGAGAGCTGAGAGCACCTTAAGTGGCAGTTCTTGGCCATCTTCTCCTGAGGCCAGAGTGAAGAAGAGATGAGCTCACAGGCATGGAATTCCAGGACAGAAACCCCTCCTTTGGGGGATCTTTCTGAACGTTTCTGTCATCAGGACCATATGGCTAAACCTCAAAAGATTTCCAAGTCCTCAATGTACAGCCCTAATAGGAGTATTTTGTTCAGCTCATCACTGTCCAGGCCTGAGTGTCCAGGATGGCATACCCTGGTTTCCCCAGCACTGGTCTGCTTACTGCTTCTTTGTTCTGTACAGCGATTCTCTTGTGGCCACGGTCACATGGTGCCCTGGACTTTCTTCAGGTTCTATGGTTTGTTCTACTCTCTCCATTAGGGAACTTCACCAATACCCTTTGCCCACTGTCACCTACACTCCCCTTCAAGTTTCACCTCTGAGTTCTGACTGAGCCACTCAACCACCTCCAACTCAACATGTCTCAAACTCAAAATCTCTCTTTTTTAGGCATGGTGGGTTTCTCCTGAGAAGATGACAACACTATCAGTCACAGAAGACAAATCCAGGAGTTTGGATCAAGTCTCTTTAGCCAATCTATCCCTAACCCGATTCTCAGAGAAGGAATTCACAAACACCTTCCATTTCTCCCCATCTCCACTGACACCACCACCCTAGTGCAggctgccattttcttctggacaACCACCTCCTGTACCCACTTTGGACTCAGAGTAGCCAGAGAGAGCTTCCAAAATTCAGACTTGATCATGCCCTGTACGTTCCTAGTTCTGACCCAAACTTAAGCCCCATTCAGTGGGTTCTCTTCATAGTCAAAACCCTTGGTATTCTGGCCCTACCtagttcattatatttatttatttagtctccagggttatcgctggggcttggtgcctgcactacaaatccactgctcctggaggccactttttccattttgttgcccttgttattgttactgctgctattgttgttggataggacagagagaaatcgagagagaaggggaagacagagagggggagagaaaggtagacaccttcggacctgcttcaccgcctgtgaagtgattctctgcaggtggggagctggaggctcaaaccaggatccttaaatcagtccttgtgctttgcgccacgtgcgcttaacctgctgcgctactgcctggcccctagattgTTATTTTTACATAAGCACCATGTCCTCATTCACGCTTTCCACCCCACCCTTCTGTCAGTGCCCTTTACATCCATATTTTTTCCTACCACAGGACCTTTGCACATGTTCTCTTTGCTTGCAAGGTACATACCCCTTTCTTTGATTAATTACTTCCTAGTTTTCTCTCCAACTTAATATCCTTACTTCAGAAAATCTTTCAACCTCTCTGAGTTGACTACTCCCCTTAGAGATTCCTTTACCTTGTCTGTCATAGTTATAATTACATATCTTGTGAGATCAACCAATGTCTCCCACCCCTTCTCGACTGTAGGAAAAcattcactcttctgcatgtccCTGTGCCTAGAACAAATCTGGGGGCACAGTAAGTGTTTAACAAGCATCTGGCACATAACACTAAGTGTGTCTCTCCTGCTCCCCCTTCTTGGTCATCAAACCCAAAGTAGCCCGGATGTCATTCCCATCAGCCCTTTATTGCCTTGTTGGTTTCATACTCTCcgacagcatatatatatatttaatttttatttatttattgaatagagacagccagaaatcaagaggggaggaggagttggagagggagagagaaagagagacacctgcagcaccgtatcaccatttgcaaagctaaccccctgcaggtggggacaaggggctcaaacctgggtccttaacacattgtatcatgtgtgctcaaccaggtgcgccaccacctgggccctctcTGACAGCATCTTAACTACCTGTTTCCTGattcctgtctctctcacttccttccccttcctttcctgcccccccttctctcccttcaccCCCACCCACCTGGAGCCAGAATCCCAAGCAGGAGCTATTTCATCACCCTGGGccgtttttttcattcagagagagagacatagagagaagaaaagagagagacaccacagcacttggAATTCTTCTAGCACTATAGCACCTCTCTCGGGATGCTGGAGGATCAAATCTGGGCTGCAAGAGAGggagcagagtactgctcagctctggtttacagcagTACAGAGGGAGAAACCAGGGGGCCTCAGCTGTGCAAGTCATATGGTCTCACACTGAGATCTCTCTCCTGCTCCCGctttcttgtctctctcctccctgaaGGAAAGTTAAGGGGAGGGCCTAGTCTTCTCCGACAACTGCTATTTCCTCTGGTCTAGCACAAGGCCTGGCATAAATAATACCTTTTCactagtgaaggaaggaaggactggaggaaggaaggaaggactggaggaaggaaagacagaaagcctTTCCATCTGTGAGTCAGGCCTCTCTCCTGGCTTAAGTCAGGGGTGTGACATGTTCAGACCTCTTTCATGCTCATGGTCAGCAGCTCCACGCTGCCCCCTATGTCTCTTCACACCAGTCCTAcctcccacacccccagccaGCCACAGGAGCCTCATAGCATAGTtggcctctctctcactctttccctgaAAGCTTCATACTTGCCCCATGCCCACCCACAGCCTTGTAGCCAGGCCCTCACACCTGACAGAAGCTGCTCTGTTCACTGTGGGAGAAGGGGGCAGCTTTGGAGGTGGTGATGGGAGGGATGtccactccctctcccactcactCCCCCTTCTGCCGCCTGCAGACTTCCAGGTTAAACATGGGGGCTCAGGACCCTGTGGATGAAGCTCTGAGGAGGGAGAATCAAGAACAGATTCCAGTGGCGAATGGGTCCCAGCAGGGATCTTACCTTGCTGTAAATAATCTGTAGTGTTAGAGGGACGGCCTCACGGTCACCATCAATGCCCAGCCTCTTGCTGCCACGACCTGTACCACACAGAGACCTTCTTTCTCAGATCTTGGGGTCCCACCTCTGGACTCCCTTCTAGCCCTGCCTCCCAACTAGCCTCCACCAACCACACCAGCACCCACCTGAAGCCTTGATGGCCCGTGTGGTTGCAGAGTGACCCAGCTCCAGGGAGTGGATGAAGATCTCTGACGTCTTCTCCCCGGTGATGAAAGtcagctggagagggagagggtccaGGCATCAGAGAAAGCCTTCCAGAGGGGCCCGTCATGTGGGTCCAGCAGGGCACAGGCTGGGCCTGCCACGCAGGAGACAAGTGGCCAGTGAAGGGAGGAGAGGCAGTGCAGGCGGTAGGGAGGCCTTACCTCTGTCTGATAGACCTGCAGCAGCACCGGCCGGGCCGCAAAGCGGCAGTAATAAAGCAGCATGTCCGCCAGGATGGGCAGCTGGGCAGGGGAGCCTTCTAGGGTGCAGGGCTCAGCCTTCAGAGACTAGTGGGGGTGGCGGGGACCCAGAGAGGCAGGTAAGTGAAtagtgaggagagagggagagggagagagagagagagagaccagcacagagagaaaaagaaacaaatagagCGAGGAAGGGGAAATGAGATAGAGGAAGGAAACAGAATTGTCAGGGAGGTGTTCACTCTCCAACCTTGTGCCCCTCCTCCACTTACACATGGGCCACGAGAAAGGCCTTGGCTGGCCTGAGCAAAATGGGGGCTGGCTAAAAGAGGGGGAGTGGCTAAAGCCTCAGGTCCCCTGAGCCCGAAGGATCCTTGTTTCTGAAGTGATGCCATTCCATCCCTCGTCCCCAGTGCCCAGGGTTCAGGCTCAGTTCTGATAACCATGCCTCTGACTGATTCCTAAGTGAGCTCTGGAGACAGCTGGTGAGCTCTCACCCTCTTGCTGGGGACCACTCACCTGGCAGAGGACTTCAGGGGGCAGGTGCATGAGGCCCAGCACATTGCGCTCATACCAGGGGTCCAGCATGCCGAGGTAGTGGGAGATGTCATTGGTGCTCTCCTCCCAGGGGGCGGTGCCCAGTTCCTGAGGCAGAAGGGCAGAGTCACTCCCAGCCACCCTGGGAGGCTGCTCTCATATCCCCAGGGCCCTGGCTGGCATCTGCAGCCCCCATCTGAACTTCTCCTGGACCTCGCAGCTCTCTGACATCTTTCAGTCTATGCCATACAGAGAAATGCCCCCCCACAAGTGCAGGACAGAGGCTATTTCAGGGGGTGGGCACCAAGCTGGAGGAGACCCCCCTAACAGTGACTGCTGTTAGCCACTCCCCCTAGCTCCTGTCCAGTCCTATAGAGCCCCACATGTCCACTCTGCTTCCCACCCCTTTAGACGCAGGGCTAGGGACCTACTGCGGAACTGGGGTGCCTCGCAGCATCCGTGGGGAGCGGGGGCATCCGGCTGGGAGGGCCTGGGCTGGGCCCGGGGCTTCGTTTCATGGGCACATAGAAGAACTGAAGCTTGAAGAAGCGCGTGAGAAGAGGGCGGCTGCTCTCCAGCCTCCTGGCACAAAGTGGGGAAAGAAGAGAGGTCCTTGGTCCCTCCAGGACCCCAGATGCCAAGCAGCACTTCTCACTGCTTGCAACCCCCCCACTACAGCCAGGGCAGAGAAGCCCccgccaacacacacactcagacacacacacacacacacacactcacacactcacaccaacacacacacaccaacacacacaccaacacacacactcacaccaacacacacactcacacacacactcacaccaacacacacactcacaccaacacacacacaccaacacacactcacaccaacacacacactcacaccaacacacacacactcacacacacacactcacaccaacacacacactcacactaacacacacacacaccaacacacacactcacaccaacacacacacacacactccaacacacacacaccaacacacacaccaacacacacacacactcacaccaacacacacactcacacacacacacactcacacacacaccaacacacacactcaaaccaacacacacacaccaacacacacacaccaacacacacaccaacacacacactcacaccaacacacacacaccaacacacacacaccaacacacacaccaacacacacacacacacaccaacacacacacactcacaccaacacacacactcacaccaacacacacactcacactcacacacaaagacaccaacacacacacactcacacacacactcacaccaacacacacactcacaaagacACCAACaaacacaccaacacacacacactcacaccaacacacactcacacacacacacacaccaacacacacaccaacacaccaacacacacactcacaccaacacacacacaccaacacacacacacaccaacacacacaccaacacacacactcacacacacacacaccaacacacacacacactcacaccaacacacacactcacaccaacacacacactcacactcacacacaaagacaccaacacacacactcacacacactcacaccaacacacacactcacaaagacaccaacacacacactcacacacactcacaccaacacacacactcacacacacacaccaacacacacactcacacacacactcacacaccaacacacacactcacaccaacacacatactcacacacacacacaccaacacacacactcacactaacacacacacacaccaacacacacactcacaccaacacacacacaccaacacacacacacaccaacacacacactcacaccaacacacacacaccaacacacacaccaacacacacacacacactcacaccaacacacacactcacacacacacactcacacacacaccaacacacacaccaacacacacactcacacacacaccaacacacacactcacaccaacacacacactcacactcacacacaaagacaccaacacacacacactcacacacacactcacaccaacacacacactcacaaagacaccaacacacacaccaacacacacacactcacaccaacacacacactcacacacacaccaacacacacactcacaccaacacacacacaccaacacacacacaccaacacaccaacacacacactcacaccaacacacacacaccaacacacacaccaacacacacactcacacacacacacaccaacacacacacacacacactcacaccaacacacacactcacaccaacacacacactcacactcacacacaaagacaccaacacacacactcacacacactcacaccaacacacacactcacaaagacacacacgccaacacaccaacacacacacacacaccaacacacacacatcaacataacacacacacacactcttcttaCCGCAGGTTGCTGTATGCCCGCGCCACCTTCCCGGAAATTCGGTCGGAGCCAAAGACCACGACGCGCAGGGTGGACGCCTTGGGGTCTTCGTCCCCGCTGAGGAAGGGGCGGCGGCGCTGGTGGCGGGAGGCGGGCGCCAGGAGCCAGCCGGGCAGCTGGGCGCAGAGCCGGGGCTGTGGCAGGGAGCGTGAGCGCTGGGCCCGCGCGGGTGGCGCCTGCTCGTCCAGGGGGCTGCAGAGGCTCCCGGTGCGCCGCAGGGGCAGGGCTGCGTCCAGGTTGCCCTCCAGGCCCCGGGAGTCCCTCCGCCGGACCAGCTGGCTGGTGCTCTTGAAGAGTTTATAAATCCTGTTCAACTTCTGCCCTGATCTGCGGGGCCCCCTCCGCTCCTGGCCACCCGGCCTCCTGGGCCACTCAGAGGAGCTCTCCTCGCTGTCCTCCACGTAGCCGCTGTCCATGCCATCGGAGGAGGCAAAGGAGCTCAGCAGTTGGTGGGGCAGGGTGGAGCCCGAGGCCTGGGACAGGGACAGTGACACGGCAGAGTCTCGAGAGACCACCGAGCTAGTGGACAGCACTGAGTCCCGTTCCGCACAATGCCCATCGGCTTCcaagtcctcctcctcttcttcctcttcctcctcttcttcctcctcctcctcatcgtcCCCTAGGATCCCCGGCTGCAGTAGCTCCTGTTCCTTGAGCAAGATCTCCTGCAGGATGTCTGCGGGGAAGCAAGGGAAGCCTCACCTGGGGGGGTCCAGATCCTCGAAACCCCTTCCTGCATACCcttgggagggaggcaggcagaatGGATTTGGGGAGAAGAGGGCAGAAGAAGGGTCAAGGTCATCCCAGGGCTCAGGACACTGCCCTGCTTGCTACCTGcccaggaagaaagaagagggtgGGAGGCAGCAGCACAGATCAGAGGCAGGAGGAGAGCTCACACAAGTTTGGAAGTGGGTGCCAGGAGGGGCCCAGCCAACCACTCACCAAAGCTGTCCTGGTTCCAGCTGTAGGTGTAGCACCTGGCCACTGGGATGGGGATGGTGCGGAGCTTGCTGGGTTTTTCAGTGTCTGTAAGAACAGGTGGGCAGGAAGTGAGCATGGGGAAGGGGCCTTGAGGCTGACTGGCATAGTCCCTTTACCTtagagaagacaccacagcaggcAGAGGCCTCTGGCCCACGGGTGGAGGTCTGAGAATGAGCCAGAAGCTGGGCGCCTGGCTGGCAGCTGGAGCGCCTTCTACCAAAAATGTGTCACAGATGCCAGCCAGGTCCTTTGAGAAGTGGCATGAACGTGGTCAAGCCGTACCTTTGGGGCTTCGTTTTCTAAGGTCCAGATGGGACAGCAATGGCTCTATCTTGCTGGGTGTCCATGGGGAATGAGTGTCTCTATCTGTGGTGATGGGGTTGGAGAAAGGAGGTTCCCCAGGCTTCTTGAGCCAAGGTGGAGCCATGGGACTAAGGTGGATTCCTGAGGGTGTGATGCCTGCGGCTTCTGCCTTCTCTTCAGCATTACGATCGAAGCCCCTGGAGACTGGGAGATAACTCAACCTGCAGAGCACACGCTATgctgtgtgcaagggcccagactGAAGGCCCTGGCCACCAAGCCGGAGCACCATGTAAAAGGGaagtcttcatgagcagtggagcagcgcTGTGgcgtctttccttttcttatttatttatttatttattgccaccagcgtgattgccggggctcagtgctgacacatatgttcctggcagccaccttttaaactttgtatttatttttattcgacaagacagaaagaaattgagagaatagaggagctagagagggagagagagacacctgtcgacctgctttaccacttatgaagctttcccccttcaggtggcgagtgggggctcgaacccaggtccttgcgcttagtgatatgtgcacttaactggttgtgTCATCAcctacctggcccctctcctttcCACTCTATTTCTTGCCCTCTATctacaaaaaaattaatgaagaggctgccaggagcagtgggattgtGAGAATGTGAAGCCCcagctgaaataaataaataaatccctagtggcaaaaaaaaaaaaattaacaaaattaaaacCAAGTCCCTTGACCTCAATGATATAGGATTGTGTTCTCCTCTGCCCACAAGCTTCCACAGAAGAGCAACCCAACTCGAACCCTGCAGGCAGAATCCAGACCTCGAGAGCCTGTGGAGTAACAGGAAGTTGAAGAACTTGAATCCCTGAATGATGGTGTGGGTCAGAACCACCCAGTCAACCAGGAGTGCTCACCAGGATGACTCAGAGCAGGTGCTGGGAAGgtgccccactccccactccaaGGAGCCTCACCTAAGACTCTGGGGAAGCCAGCTTTCTCTCCCACAGCCTGCAGCTTGGTCCTGAGCCACTGCCGGGCCTCAACAGCATTGCCAACGCCAGCGGCCAGCTCCTGAGCTTCTGCCGTCTCTGTGAAGATGTCCTCAAGTTCCGCCAGTGTCTTGGACTGAAAGCCCAGGAGACAGGATTATTCCTATACCACATCCAGGCTGCCTGATTCTTCCAGCTCCCGGTTCTAATGGGGGGTTGGAGTGACCAGCACTGTCCCTGATTTCACCACCTACCTCTACTCATGGCTTCCTAGGGAACCAggcctcttctctccattctcaGGAAATATTCATAAGTAAAAGCCCCAGAGACACCCGCCCTGGAACTGCAGATTTGGGAGGTACTACAAACATGCCATGGCAGCCCAGACAGGGGAAGGAGCTGTCCAGGACCACAGAACAGGCCTGTTAGAAAGCTCAGACCTTCAGCTTCTGGGAGAAGTTCATTCCCGTATCACCTGGCTAAGACCATTTTCTGAGGCTCTGTGCATAGCCCCCCCAGGCTGCCTCGCACCCAGTGAGGACCTAGCATAATAGAAACCCTCTCTATGAGAACAGCCCTCCAGCCACTGGCCCTTAAGGTCACTCAGGGTCAGGTAAGCCAGTGATGGCCGCAAGGCAGGGACTCAAGCTCTCAGAAGAAGAGTTCTATAGGGAGGGGCCAGtgaaccccagagtccttgacacGTACCTGCAGCCTACCATGTAAACCCGGGAGGTCACATTGAGTCCCAAAGGTGGCCTGGAAGGCATGCAGGAGGAGGGTGGTGTAGGTGCTGTGGGGTGAGTGCCCGGGAGCACTCAACTGATTAGCCACAGACAGGAACTCAGCCTGCACCTCCACGGGGTTCAGCAGCAGCACAGTGCTGGGGAAACAGAGCCGGCTGTGAGCACTGGGTCCCAGCTGCACACCTCAGGCCTCCTGGTACTCAGGCCTCACTGAGGCAAGAGCCTCTTCACAGCCCAGGCAGGGCCCGTGGCCAGGAGAGGAACTGGAGGCTTGTAGGTCTCACCTAACTAGTTCCAAGGTGAAAGCTTATGGGCTGCTTTGAAGTGTTGTTCATCTGGTGTTCTCATCGCTCTTTTAAAGATtgaattcaatttttaaaaagtttttaatttatgaaatggaaacactgacaagaccataggataagaggagtacaactccacacaattcccaccaccaccataacccatcccatcccctgatagctttcctattctttaatcctgtgGGAGTGTGGATGCAGGGTCATtctagggtgcagaagatggaaggtctggcttctgtagattCTCTAGTATTTTAGGTGTGCTTTTTGAATGGTTGGTaattctctttcctctgtctttcaGTGAAATTTAATTTGGCACCTTACTCCCAACATCTACATTCAAAGTAATAAATTATTCTTTTGCTTGAGGCAGCATGCATCTTTTGATTCTTAGTGGAAATCGAGTGGCTTGGGGACTGACATTAATTCtaaaacatctctctctcttttttaagggtTCAAGAAATTTTTCTACAATTTCAAGAACAGTATTACTAAAAATGGTGGATTTCTTAGTATATCACTAAGCATGCTAAATTGTCAAATTCAATTCTTTAAGAGCtaaactttaatttttctttttaaaaatgtttttttgtaattttgtttattttcccttttgttgtccttgttgttttttttttttttttactgttgttgtagtcattattgttgttactgatgtcatcattgttggagaggacagagagaaatggagagaggaggggaaggaagacagagagggagagagaaagatagatacctgcagacctgcttcactgcctgtgaagtgactcccctgcaggtggggatccagggctcgaaccaggatccttatgccggtccttgcgctttgtgccaagtgcgcttaacccgctgtgctaccgcctgactcccaattttaatttttctatgaaCCTATTTCCTGACTGGTAACTGAATCAATGGAAGTCTGCTTAATGGAGGGTCATAGTTTATGTGGAGTGACTCCAAGCTAGGCAAACATTTTTGTGACATAAAATGTATGTCTGATTGTAGGTTCTGGTCCAAAGAGTTTGCAAAAAATGTAGAAAGGCATCATAGAAAGAGCATGGGAGGTAGGGTcagcagttggttaagcacaaaGATGGGCTCCATGatatgagtttgagcccctggctccccacctgcaggggggatgcttcacgagcggtgaagtaggtccgtaggtgtctccttttctctctccctctctatatccccctgttctctcaatttctctctcaatttctatccaataaaatgggaaaaaatggcctctagcagcagtggattcatagtgcaggcactgagccccagcgataaccctggagattaaaggaaaaaaatgaagaagaagaagaaaaggtaaaaagaaagagCATAGACATTTGAGTAATATGGAGGTTCAAATGCTGCTTCCAATACTTAGCAGCTATGTGACCTTGAAGAAGTTGCTTGACCTCTCTGATCTCCAGCTTTCTCCTCTGCACAGTGGGAAGGAAAGTGAAGTACCGGGTGTAGGTAACTTTTcatctgtttttaattttcttcttttaagtctCAGACTCATCTAGGAATCTAATACAATGATACTCCATCTGGGGGGCTGGGAAGGGGTGTCCCTGTATCCGAAGTGTCAGCAGCAATTCCAACAAGTCCGTTTCTTGgtggatggggtggtggtggcagaatGGAAAGGCTGGGAAGGTGGGATGGTCCCCGatcctctcctccacccctccccacacacttcAGCCTCCCGGGAGCACTCACACGGTGGAGCTGCGATGACTCCGGATGGACAGGCCCTGCTCGGCCCTCACCAGCCGCTGGTAGGAGATTCCTGTTGCAAACAGACAAGCTGATGGGTTTCTGTGTTCCTTTAGCTCTGTGCCTCCCAGGAACCCAGCACTCAGCTATTTATACTGGGAGCTCCTAGATGATTCTCAGGACAAAGAGGCCCATTAGCTGTGTGCCCCCCATCACATTTAGGCTCATTCCCAGGCTCCAATTTAGCTGCAGGCAGT
Above is a window of Erinaceus europaeus chromosome 12, mEriEur2.1, whole genome shotgun sequence DNA encoding:
- the PIK3R5 gene encoding phosphoinositide 3-kinase regulatory subunit 5 → MQPGATTCTEDRILHALERCLHGLSLNRRSTSWSAGLCLNCWSLQELVSRDPGHFLILLELILQKTREVQEKGTYDLLAPLALLFYSTVLGTPHFPPDSDLLLKAATTYHRFLTWPVPYCSICQELLTFIDAELKAPGISYQRLVRAEQGLSIRSHRSSTVTVLLLNPVEVQAEFLSVANQLSAPGHSPHSTYTTLLLHAFQATFGTQCDLPGLHGRLQSKTLAELEDIFTETAEAQELAAGVGNAVEARQWLRTKLQAVGEKAGFPRVLDTEKPSKLRTIPIPVARCYTYSWNQDSFDILQEILLKEQELLQPGILGDDEEEEEEEEEEEEEEEDLEADGHCAERDSVLSTSSVVSRDSAVSLSLSQASGSTLPHQLLSSFASSDGMDSGYVEDSEESSSEWPRRPGGQERRGPRRSGQKLNRIYKLFKSTSQLVRRRDSRGLEGNLDAALPLRRTGSLCSPLDEQAPPARAQRSRSLPQPRLCAQLPGWLLAPASRHQRRRPFLSGDEDPKASTLRVVVFGSDRISGKVARAYSNLRRLESSRPLLTRFFKLQFFYVPMKRSPGPSPGPPSRMPPLPTDAARHPSSAELGTAPWEESTNDISHYLGMLDPWYERNVLGLMHLPPEVLCQSLKAEPCTLEGSPAQLPILADMLLYYCRFAARPVLLQVYQTELTFITGEKTSEIFIHSLELGHSATTRAIKASGRGSKRLGIDGDREAVPLTLQIIYSKGAISGRSHWSNMEKVCTSVNLNKACRKHEELDSSMEALTLNLTEVVKRQNPKSKKGFNQISISQIKVDKVQIIGSNGCPFAVCLDQDERKILQSVVRCEVSPCYKPEKSSLSPTPQDPAHSLAQATPDLCSLLCLPIMTFSGALP